The Listeria sp. PSOL-1 genome includes a region encoding these proteins:
- the cas1 gene encoding type II CRISPR-associated endonuclease Cas1 → MGWRTVIINTHSKLSYKNNYLLFKSVSQQEMIHLSEIDVLLLETTDITITTMLIKRLADENILVLFCDDKRLPIGKLLPFYGRHDSSLQLARQMKWTAEKQAEVWTEIISQKISNQIQHLKYLDHCEKAEALVNLHNRLEPFDPTNREGHAARIYFNTLFGLDFTREDENDINAGLNYGYTLLLSIFAREIVRAGCMTQFGLKHTNQFNDFNLASDLMEPFRPIVDQIIYDHRHEPFPVMKRALFKLFTTNYMYHKKNMFLTNIASDYTKKVVKALNNEVKGVPKFRI, encoded by the coding sequence ATGGGTTGGCGCACAGTTATTATTAATACACATTCAAAACTGTCCTATAAAAATAATTATTTGCTTTTCAAATCTGTTAGCCAACAGGAAATGATTCATTTGTCTGAAATCGATGTATTACTACTTGAGACAACTGATATAACGATTACGACGATGTTAATCAAGCGATTAGCAGATGAAAATATTCTCGTCTTATTTTGTGACGATAAGCGGCTTCCGATTGGAAAATTACTTCCTTTTTATGGTAGACATGACAGTAGTTTGCAACTAGCACGTCAAATGAAATGGACTGCTGAAAAACAAGCAGAAGTTTGGACGGAAATTATCTCGCAAAAAATTTCAAATCAAATCCAGCATTTGAAATATTTGGATCATTGCGAGAAGGCTGAGGCATTAGTAAACTTACATAATCGCTTGGAGCCATTTGATCCGACTAACCGAGAAGGACATGCAGCACGAATTTATTTTAATACGCTTTTTGGACTTGATTTTACACGTGAAGATGAAAATGATATCAATGCGGGATTGAATTATGGTTACACGCTTTTGCTTAGCATTTTTGCTAGAGAAATTGTTAGAGCAGGTTGCATGACACAATTTGGTTTGAAACATACCAATCAATTTAATGATTTTAATCTAGCAAGCGATTTAATGGAACCTTTTCGCCCCATTGTTGATCAAATTATTTATGATCATCGTCATGAACCTTTCCCGGTTATGAAAAGAGCATTATTTAAACTCTTTACAACAAATTATATGTATCATAAAAAGAACATGTTTTTAACGAATATTGCTAGTGATTACACAAAAAAAGTGGTCAAAGCATTGAATAATGAGGTGAAAGGAGTTCCTAAATTTAGGATATGA
- the cas2 gene encoding CRISPR-associated endonuclease Cas2, which yields MRMILMFDMPTETAVARKSYRKFRKFLLNEGFIMHQFSVYSKILLNDTASKAMVARLHQNNPKKGLITLLTITEKQFSRMLYLSGEQEKCIGNSDARIVFLGDNYDEA from the coding sequence ATGAGGATGATCTTAATGTTTGATATGCCCACCGAGACCGCAGTTGCAAGAAAGTCATACCGCAAATTTCGTAAATTCTTATTGAATGAAGGATTTATTATGCATCAATTTTCTGTATACAGTAAAATATTGTTAAATGATACGGCTAGTAAGGCAATGGTCGCACGCTTACATCAAAACAATCCTAAAAAAGGATTAATTACGCTCCTTACGATAACAGAAAAACAATTTTCTCGTATGCTTTATTTAAGTGGAGAACAGGAAAAATGCATTGGAAATTCAGATGCACGAATCGTTTTTTTAGGTGATAATTATGATGAAGCTTAA
- the csn2 gene encoding type II-A CRISPR-associated protein Csn2, which translates to MKLNFGLLDEPLEIMSSTIFVIEDVRVFANLSKWFFQYDEECELKLFDKKHQSLKSSELMLITDVLGYDINSPGILKLIYTDLEAQLNEKPEVKSMIDKLTSTISELIEYELLEHELDLEEDEITILELFKALGIRIETQSDTIFEKLIEVIQVYKYLSKKKLLILVNVCSYLTNEELVELNKYISLYNVNVLFLEPRKIDGFSQYILDEDCFLHLENMV; encoded by the coding sequence ATGAAGCTTAATTTTGGCTTATTAGATGAGCCTCTTGAAATTATGTCATCTACCATTTTTGTTATTGAAGACGTTAGGGTGTTTGCTAACCTATCTAAGTGGTTCTTTCAATATGATGAAGAATGTGAGCTTAAATTATTTGATAAGAAACATCAGTCGTTAAAAAGTTCAGAGTTGATGTTAATTACGGATGTACTAGGTTATGATATCAATTCACCTGGGATATTGAAGTTAATTTATACAGACTTAGAAGCGCAATTAAATGAAAAGCCTGAAGTAAAATCAATGATCGATAAATTAACTTCGACAATCAGTGAATTAATAGAATATGAATTACTTGAGCATGAACTTGATCTAGAAGAAGATGAAATCACCATTTTAGAGTTGTTTAAAGCGTTAGGCATACGAATTGAGACACAGAGTGATACCATTTTTGAAAAACTTATTGAGGTTATTCAAGTGTATAAATATTTATCTAAGAAAAAACTGCTTATATTGGTTAATGTTTGTTCATACCTTACCAACGAAGAATTGGTAGAGTTGAACAAGTATATTTCACTATACAATGTAAATGTGCTATTCTTAGAACCAAGGAAAATCGATGGTTTTTCGCAATATATTTTAGATGAGGATTGTTTTTTACATCTGGAAAATATGGTATAA
- a CDS encoding aspartate-semialdehyde dehydrogenase, translating to MTKSYHVAVVGATGAVGTQMIELLEEADIKIKQISLLSSARSAGKKLTFHGKEIVIQEATPESFAGVDIALFSAGGSVSKVLAPEASKRGAVVIDNTSAFRMDTDVPLVVPEVNEHALKKHKGIIANPNCSTIQMVAALEPIRQAFGLKRIIVSTYQAVSGSGLNAINELKEQSQAILDQKSFTPEVMPVKSDQKHYQIAFNALPQIDVFTENGYTYEEMKMINETKKIMEDDSIQVAATCVRVPVITGHAESVYFEIDQSHVKVKEIQAVLKNAPGVILQDDPKTQLYPQQATAVGKKEVFIGRIRADLDCTNGFHSWIVSDNLLKGAAWNSVQIAESLIKLNII from the coding sequence ATGACAAAAAGCTATCACGTTGCAGTTGTTGGAGCGACTGGCGCAGTTGGGACGCAAATGATTGAATTGCTAGAAGAGGCTGATATCAAGATAAAGCAAATTTCACTCTTATCTTCAGCGCGTTCAGCTGGGAAAAAATTAACGTTTCATGGTAAGGAAATTGTTATTCAAGAAGCTACTCCTGAAAGTTTTGCTGGTGTTGATATTGCATTATTTAGTGCGGGAGGATCGGTTTCTAAAGTCCTTGCACCTGAAGCAAGTAAAAGAGGCGCAGTTGTGATCGATAATACAAGTGCGTTTCGCATGGATACAGATGTTCCGCTTGTTGTTCCTGAAGTGAATGAGCATGCTTTAAAAAAACATAAAGGCATTATTGCCAATCCTAATTGTTCGACAATCCAAATGGTTGCAGCACTCGAGCCAATTCGTCAGGCATTTGGGTTAAAAAGAATTATCGTCTCTACATATCAAGCAGTATCTGGTTCTGGTTTAAATGCGATCAATGAGTTAAAAGAACAGTCACAAGCTATCCTTGATCAAAAGTCCTTTACACCAGAGGTTATGCCTGTAAAAAGTGATCAAAAGCATTATCAAATTGCTTTTAATGCGCTCCCACAAATTGATGTTTTTACAGAAAACGGCTATACTTATGAAGAAATGAAAATGATCAATGAAACAAAAAAAATTATGGAAGATGATTCTATTCAAGTCGCTGCAACTTGTGTACGTGTTCCTGTAATAACAGGCCATGCCGAATCTGTCTATTTTGAAATTGATCAATCTCATGTTAAAGTTAAAGAAATTCAAGCTGTTTTAAAAAATGCGCCTGGTGTCATTTTACAAGATGATCCTAAAACACAACTTTATCCACAACAAGCTACTGCTGTTGGGAAAAAAGAAGTCTTTATTGGCCGTATCCGTGCTGATTTAGACTGTACAAATGGCTTTCATTCATGGATTGTATCCGATAATTTATTAAAAGGTGCCGCATGGAATTCCGTTCAAATTGCAGAAAGTCTAATCAAATTAAATATTATTTAA
- the dapG gene encoding aspartate kinase, whose protein sequence is MKIIVQKFGGTSVQSPETRKLAFGHIKRAKEKGYKIIVVVSAIGRFGDPYATDTLLELIGAKASLLSAREQDMLVSVGETISAAVFTNMLKSEGINAVSFSGGQAGIKTTADHLAAKIAEVEPARLLNALEKSDVVVVAGFQGFAPNGDITTLGRGGSDTTATALGVAVSAEFVDIFTDVDGMMTADPRIVEHARSLVQVSYNEVSNMAYQGAKVIHPRAVEIAMTGKIPMRIRSTYLEGEGTLVTQLAEAANQYDVEERLVTGIAHVTNLTQITVQTDEVKSQKQAFELLAEAGISLDFINITTSSIIFTVPDEKKEIAEQLLSDKDYVLTQKNHCAKVSIVGAGITGVPGVTAKIVRALASQGITILQSADSHTTIWVLVKEEDLIAAVNALHDEFCLTID, encoded by the coding sequence ATGAAAATCATTGTCCAAAAGTTTGGCGGAACTTCTGTACAAAGCCCAGAAACAAGAAAATTAGCTTTCGGTCATATCAAGCGCGCAAAAGAAAAAGGATACAAAATCATTGTTGTTGTTTCAGCCATCGGTCGCTTCGGTGATCCATACGCAACAGATACACTTCTTGAACTTATTGGTGCAAAAGCAAGTCTTCTTTCCGCTAGAGAACAAGATATGCTTGTTTCTGTTGGTGAAACGATTTCAGCGGCTGTTTTTACAAATATGCTGAAAAGTGAAGGCATCAATGCTGTTAGTTTTTCAGGTGGCCAAGCCGGTATAAAAACAACAGCTGATCATCTTGCGGCAAAAATCGCAGAAGTTGAGCCTGCACGTCTTTTAAATGCTTTAGAAAAAAGTGATGTTGTTGTCGTTGCTGGGTTTCAAGGTTTCGCGCCAAATGGAGATATCACAACACTTGGACGAGGGGGAAGTGATACGACAGCTACTGCCTTGGGTGTTGCTGTTTCTGCTGAGTTTGTGGATATTTTTACCGATGTTGATGGGATGATGACGGCTGATCCACGCATCGTTGAACATGCCAGAAGCCTTGTTCAAGTTAGCTACAATGAAGTAAGCAACATGGCTTATCAAGGTGCAAAAGTGATTCACCCACGTGCGGTTGAAATCGCCATGACAGGGAAAATACCAATGCGCATTCGTTCTACATATTTAGAAGGAGAGGGGACCCTTGTTACACAACTTGCTGAAGCAGCGAATCAATATGATGTGGAAGAACGGTTAGTTACGGGCATTGCCCATGTCACTAACTTAACACAAATAACCGTTCAAACAGATGAAGTAAAGTCGCAAAAACAAGCTTTTGAACTTTTGGCTGAAGCTGGAATTAGTTTAGATTTCATTAACATCACAACATCAAGCATTATTTTTACTGTTCCAGATGAAAAAAAAGAAATCGCAGAGCAGCTGTTATCAGATAAGGATTACGTTTTAACGCAAAAAAATCATTGTGCAAAAGTCTCAATTGTAGGAGCTGGAATTACTGGAGTACCAGGCGTTACTGCTAAAATTGTCCGAGCATTAGCGTCGCAAGGAATTACCATTTTACAATCAGCGGATAGTCATACAACCATTTGGGTGCTTGTGAAAGAAGAAGATTTGATCGCTGCTGTGAACGCACTTCATGATGAATTTTGCTTAACGATTGATTAA
- the dapA gene encoding 4-hydroxy-tetrahydrodipicolinate synthase produces MDFGKVITAMVTPFHPEKNKVCKKRIDKLVHFLIENGSDALVVGGTTGESPTLSHDEKIKLFKQTVSSASGRVKIIAGAGSNNTAETIAFTKEIAEIGGIDAVLIVTPYYNKPNQSGIYAHFKAVAEESPLPVIIYNIPGRTGVNIEPETMIELAKLENIVSVKESSGNLDNITKIITETDDDFTVYSGDDSLTLPILSVGGHGVISVASHVAGKQMAEMVQAYQDGNIQKAAQIHQQLLPLVQALFSAPNPTPVKYLLNKIGIEVGEARLPLIGLTAEQSEKLQAVYDKL; encoded by the coding sequence ATGGACTTTGGAAAAGTGATTACCGCTATGGTAACGCCATTTCATCCCGAAAAAAATAAAGTTTGCAAAAAAAGAATTGATAAATTGGTTCATTTTTTAATTGAAAATGGTTCGGATGCACTTGTTGTTGGTGGGACAACAGGAGAATCACCAACCCTATCTCATGATGAAAAAATAAAGCTATTCAAGCAAACGGTATCTTCTGCTTCCGGGCGTGTAAAAATTATTGCCGGTGCAGGAAGTAACAATACGGCAGAAACAATCGCCTTTACAAAAGAAATTGCTGAAATAGGCGGTATTGATGCAGTATTAATCGTTACGCCTTACTATAATAAACCTAACCAATCCGGGATTTATGCACATTTTAAAGCTGTTGCTGAAGAGTCTCCATTACCAGTCATTATTTATAACATTCCTGGTAGAACAGGAGTTAACATTGAACCCGAAACAATGATTGAGCTAGCCAAACTTGAAAATATTGTTTCGGTAAAAGAATCTAGTGGAAACCTAGATAATATTACAAAAATTATTACTGAAACAGATGATGATTTTACGGTTTATAGTGGCGATGACAGCTTGACATTACCTATTCTTTCTGTGGGAGGGCATGGTGTGATTTCAGTAGCTAGCCACGTTGCTGGTAAACAAATGGCTGAAATGGTCCAAGCCTATCAAGATGGCAATATTCAAAAGGCAGCTCAAATTCACCAGCAATTACTACCGCTTGTACAAGCACTATTTTCTGCGCCTAATCCTACACCAGTGAAATATTTGCTAAATAAAATAGGCATAGAAGTTGGTGAAGCACGTTTGCCACTCATTGGTTTAACGGCAGAACAAAGTGAAAAATTACAGGCAGTTTATGATAAGCTTTAA
- a CDS encoding ribonuclease J has translation MTIKKAKHIKIIPLGGVGESGKNMYVVEIDHDMFVLDAGLMFPENELLGIDIVVPDFRYLEENKERVRAIFLSHGHEDAIGALPYLLQKVKAPVYGSELTIELAKAAVKAERKLRFKDFHVVDKDTVLSFQKIDVSFYQTTHTIPDSLGIVLQTSEGSIVYTGDFKFDQSAKGDYETSLSTIADIGEKGVLAVLSDSSEAEHPGTTSSDRLIGEEIIHAFRSAEGRIIVACVASNVIRLQQVFDASAATERKVAIVGKELERVVEITTRLNKLVVEEDLIIPIEEIKKYKDDEITIIETGNLGEPIQSLQQMTKGRHPKLNIKAGDTIYITTTPSPSLETVMAKTIDMLYRAGAKVLTMSRDLFISGHASQDDLKLLLNLLKPTYFIPVHGEYRMLISHAKLAYQIGMPKTNVFVVGKGDVIEYKNGDMTVGNRVYAGNMLIDGLGVGDVGNIVLRDRKLLSEDGIFIIVVTLNRKTKTIVSGPEMISRGFIYVRESEKLIQESAKLVTNIVNKNLQDSDFEWSKLKQDIRDQLSRYLFEQTKRRPMILAIIMEV, from the coding sequence TTGACGATAAAAAAAGCGAAACATATTAAAATCATCCCGCTAGGTGGCGTGGGTGAAAGTGGAAAAAACATGTATGTGGTCGAAATTGACCATGACATGTTCGTGTTAGATGCAGGACTGATGTTCCCAGAAAATGAATTACTGGGAATTGATATTGTTGTCCCTGATTTTAGATATCTTGAAGAAAATAAAGAGCGCGTACGGGCTATTTTTTTATCACATGGTCATGAAGATGCAATCGGTGCACTTCCTTATCTTTTACAAAAAGTCAAAGCGCCAGTTTATGGTTCTGAACTCACTATTGAGTTAGCTAAAGCAGCTGTTAAGGCTGAACGCAAATTACGTTTTAAAGACTTTCATGTTGTCGATAAAGACACTGTACTCTCTTTTCAAAAAATTGATGTCTCTTTTTATCAAACGACGCATACAATTCCTGATTCGTTAGGAATTGTATTACAAACAAGCGAAGGTTCCATCGTCTACACTGGTGATTTTAAATTTGATCAATCAGCGAAAGGCGATTATGAAACTAGCCTTAGCACCATTGCTGATATTGGAGAAAAAGGTGTTCTGGCAGTTCTTTCGGATAGTTCCGAAGCAGAACATCCAGGGACTACATCCAGTGATCGCTTGATTGGTGAAGAGATTATACATGCCTTTCGTTCTGCTGAAGGAAGGATTATTGTAGCTTGTGTAGCCTCTAATGTTATTCGTTTACAACAGGTCTTTGATGCTTCTGCTGCAACAGAACGAAAAGTAGCTATCGTTGGGAAAGAACTAGAACGCGTAGTTGAGATTACGACTCGTTTAAACAAGCTTGTTGTAGAAGAAGATTTAATTATCCCAATTGAAGAGATAAAAAAATATAAAGATGACGAAATTACGATTATTGAAACAGGGAACTTAGGTGAACCGATTCAATCCCTACAACAAATGACAAAAGGCCGCCATCCCAAGCTAAATATTAAAGCAGGGGATACCATTTATATTACAACGACACCAAGCCCTTCACTTGAAACGGTTATGGCCAAAACAATTGATATGTTATATCGTGCAGGTGCAAAAGTGCTTACAATGAGTCGGGACTTATTTATTTCGGGTCATGCTAGTCAAGATGATTTGAAGCTACTCCTAAACCTTTTAAAACCAACCTATTTTATTCCTGTTCATGGTGAATATCGTATGTTGATCAGTCATGCAAAGTTAGCCTATCAAATTGGCATGCCTAAAACCAATGTTTTTGTTGTTGGCAAAGGGGATGTTATTGAATATAAAAATGGAGATATGACTGTTGGAAACCGTGTTTATGCAGGGAATATGCTCATAGATGGTCTTGGTGTAGGCGATGTTGGAAATATTGTTTTGCGTGATCGTAAACTCTTGTCAGAAGATGGTATTTTTATTATTGTTGTGACATTAAATCGTAAAACAAAGACAATCGTTTCGGGACCAGAAATGATTTCTCGTGGTTTCATTTATGTTCGTGAATCTGAGAAATTAATTCAAGAATCTGCTAAACTCGTAACGAATATTGTAAACAAAAATTTACAGGATAGTGATTTTGAATGGTCAAAATTAAAACAAGATATCCGTGATCAATTAAGCCGTTATTTGTTTGAACAAACAAAGCGCCGGCCAATGATTCTAGCAATTATTATGGAAGTTTAA
- a CDS encoding NAD(P)/FAD-dependent oxidoreductase has product MKEQFDVVVIGSGVSGIQVAFSLSKKMRCAIVEKRDFGGTCVLRGCDPKKVLVGGMEAVHLSKRLRGHGIKQKASISWPDLMAFKKSFVEDVPASLEKSFIEAGIETFKGEAKFIDEHTIEVDGQRLTANYFVIATGASPVILDIKGKEHLKTSDDFLSLESLPQNITFIGGGYIAFELAAIASAAGSEVHVILHNSKPLKAFDPDHVALLVSELQEMGVIFHFDTDVQEVLKQETHYLLTGNDFNLKTELVFSAIGRHPNTKALQLEKAKVDYDNHGINVNQYLEATKNIYACGDVANTKGLPLTPVDSFEANAVVEQILSGRKEVRYPVIPSVVFSSPKLAQIGISAEEAMKDLEKYHVNEIDMTNWYTYRRTNEALSAAKIITEKTTGKVCGVSLISEEAEEMINYFVLIINAHLTLDELKQYIFAYPGAANDLTSLL; this is encoded by the coding sequence ATGAAGGAACAGTTTGATGTAGTTGTTATTGGAAGCGGCGTAAGCGGTATACAAGTCGCTTTTTCTTTAAGCAAAAAAATGCGTTGTGCTATTGTTGAAAAACGGGATTTTGGTGGAACCTGTGTGCTGCGCGGTTGTGATCCCAAAAAAGTATTAGTTGGTGGAATGGAAGCTGTTCATCTTTCAAAAAGACTTCGAGGTCATGGAATAAAACAAAAGGCAAGTATTAGCTGGCCTGATTTAATGGCTTTTAAAAAGAGTTTTGTTGAAGATGTTCCAGCTTCACTTGAAAAAAGCTTTATTGAGGCAGGTATTGAAACATTTAAAGGAGAAGCTAAATTTATTGATGAGCATACAATTGAAGTTGACGGCCAAAGATTAACGGCTAATTATTTCGTTATTGCAACAGGTGCAAGTCCAGTTATTTTGGATATCAAAGGGAAAGAACATTTAAAGACAAGTGATGATTTCCTATCGCTCGAATCATTGCCACAAAATATAACCTTTATTGGTGGCGGTTATATTGCTTTTGAATTAGCAGCCATTGCAAGTGCTGCTGGTAGTGAAGTTCATGTTATTTTGCATAATTCAAAGCCGCTTAAAGCGTTTGATCCGGATCATGTTGCGCTTCTTGTTTCTGAATTACAAGAGATGGGGGTTATTTTTCATTTTGATACAGACGTCCAAGAAGTGTTGAAACAAGAAACTCATTATTTACTAACAGGAAACGACTTTAATTTAAAGACAGAGCTTGTTTTTTCTGCTATAGGAAGGCATCCTAACACTAAAGCGCTTCAACTTGAAAAGGCAAAAGTTGATTATGATAATCACGGAATAAACGTAAATCAATACCTTGAAGCAACTAAAAACATTTATGCTTGTGGTGATGTTGCGAATACTAAGGGATTGCCACTTACACCTGTAGACAGTTTTGAGGCAAATGCAGTTGTTGAGCAAATTTTATCTGGAAGAAAAGAAGTTCGCTATCCTGTTATTCCAAGTGTTGTTTTCTCGAGTCCTAAATTGGCACAAATAGGTATTTCCGCCGAAGAAGCTATGAAGGATTTAGAAAAGTATCATGTGAATGAAATAGATATGACGAATTGGTACACTTATCGTCGTACCAATGAAGCTCTTTCTGCTGCGAAAATTATAACAGAAAAAACAACTGGCAAAGTGTGTGGTGTTTCTCTTATCAGCGAGGAAGCAGAGGAAATGATTAATTATTTTGTTTTGATTATAAATGCTCATTTAACATTGGATGAGCTCAAGCAATATATTTTTGCTTATCCAGGAGCAGCGAATGATTTAACTTCTTTGCTGTAG
- a CDS encoding LysR family transcriptional regulator, which yields MNLLHLRYFQVVASTQNITKAADQLYISQPALSKTIHQLEEELDISLFDRNGKNISLNSFGKLYLSYINEGLALIDQGKTALQELNKGSENSLSLYTPVGSLLLPNLVKVLKQKFPEIQITLIQHSEKNIHNVCYDLAITTNPSEADVALPLLTESLHLAIPTNHPLSERNIVTLADLNGQNFIGLTKHTPLRKTIDTYLEKHDVKCHYIFESDDPATVRGLIESGLGIGFIPSILWKGLLFNNLKFIKVAAEPLQRSIYLCWNKQIELTFFQKLLIEEFQAFYSNLQRE from the coding sequence ATGAATCTACTACATTTACGTTATTTTCAAGTGGTCGCAAGCACGCAAAATATCACAAAAGCTGCTGATCAGCTCTACATTTCACAACCGGCTTTAAGTAAGACTATCCATCAATTGGAAGAAGAACTTGACATCTCTTTATTTGATCGTAATGGTAAAAATATTTCATTAAATTCTTTTGGCAAATTATATTTAAGCTATATTAATGAAGGGCTAGCCTTAATTGATCAAGGAAAAACCGCTTTACAAGAATTAAATAAAGGCTCAGAAAATTCACTATCACTCTATACACCTGTTGGCTCTTTATTACTCCCTAATTTAGTAAAAGTACTTAAGCAAAAATTTCCTGAGATTCAAATTACATTAATCCAACATTCTGAAAAAAATATCCACAACGTATGTTATGATTTAGCAATCACAACCAACCCCTCCGAAGCAGATGTAGCACTTCCTTTACTGACAGAAAGCCTTCATCTCGCAATCCCAACAAATCATCCACTTAGCGAGCGCAATATCGTTACACTGGCTGATTTAAATGGCCAAAATTTCATTGGTTTAACGAAACATACCCCATTACGCAAAACAATCGATACCTATCTTGAAAAGCATGATGTCAAGTGTCATTATATCTTTGAAAGCGATGATCCAGCAACCGTCCGTGGTTTAATCGAATCCGGTTTAGGTATTGGTTTTATCCCTAGTATTTTATGGAAAGGCCTTCTTTTTAACAACTTGAAATTTATTAAAGTTGCAGCAGAACCTTTACAGCGTAGTATCTATCTTTGTTGGAATAAGCAAATCGAACTGACTTTTTTCCAAAAGCTATTGATTGAAGAATTTCAAGCGTTTTATTCTAATCTCCAAAGAGAATAA
- a CDS encoding ACP S-malonyltransferase: MSLAFIFAGQGSQKEGMLAEVPNDDKKLVFQKVGVLLPDTAKSYQSTVVTQLSLLLLETFQAKELVNAGFIPEQVAGHSIGAYPAAVIAGVLSLEEAIQLVYIRSTQMEKLFPSGYGMAVIVGLEKKELEPLIQKLTKRGEILYLANQNAAQQFTVSGENSALTELLTIVQKNGAPYSKKLNITVPSHSPLMKPAVKELKQALAKVELQEPSIKYVTNYSARSVQTKAAVCEDLSENLVHPVLWDEMTDVLIENGGTLYVEFGPGNTLSKLIQAKSTEVKAVSISQIGISGTKFFIRKWGK; encoded by the coding sequence ATGTCACTTGCTTTTATTTTTGCAGGACAAGGCTCCCAAAAAGAAGGGATGCTTGCTGAAGTACCTAATGATGACAAAAAACTCGTTTTTCAAAAGGTAGGCGTGCTTTTACCAGATACAGCGAAATCTTATCAATCGACTGTAGTAACACAACTGAGCTTACTTCTTTTAGAAACCTTTCAAGCAAAGGAATTAGTCAATGCTGGTTTTATTCCAGAACAAGTAGCAGGTCATTCTATTGGCGCGTATCCGGCAGCAGTTATTGCTGGTGTTCTTTCTCTAGAGGAGGCCATTCAACTTGTTTATATAAGAAGTACACAAATGGAGAAACTTTTTCCAAGTGGCTATGGGATGGCCGTTATTGTTGGTTTAGAAAAGAAAGAATTAGAACCACTTATTCAAAAGCTTACTAAACGTGGAGAAATCCTTTATTTAGCAAATCAAAATGCAGCACAGCAATTTACTGTTTCTGGTGAAAATAGTGCTTTAACTGAACTTTTAACTATTGTTCAAAAAAATGGAGCGCCATATTCTAAAAAGCTCAACATCACTGTTCCTTCACATTCTCCGTTAATGAAACCTGCTGTCAAGGAATTAAAACAAGCGCTAGCTAAAGTAGAACTTCAAGAACCTAGCATAAAGTATGTGACCAATTATTCAGCTAGAAGCGTTCAAACAAAGGCTGCAGTTTGTGAAGACTTAAGTGAAAATTTAGTCCATCCTGTTTTGTGGGATGAAATGACCGACGTCCTTATTGAAAATGGCGGCACTTTATATGTAGAATTTGGCCCAGGAAATACACTAAGTAAACTAATCCAAGCAAAATCAACAGAAGTTAAAGCCGTTTCAATCAGCCAGATTGGAATAAGTGGAACAAAATTTTTTATAAGAAAATGGGGAAAATGA